A single window of Amphiura filiformis chromosome 17, Afil_fr2py, whole genome shotgun sequence DNA harbors:
- the LOC140138122 gene encoding uncharacterized protein: MASYQQFHADDQTPAVLQPVSSQNIGSPPKNQHYHGYRATAGLVTGSFQIFCACSSMVLAMAIMYLMSNMDDDPDDESDYYELFRDQSLVFSNVSLSFWAGLCFYLITGIIGIQGARKKTKCLVIAYMVMSIITSVIAGFQVIFESVGAVLSEYCYEEHLEFRYVQVCHYVVGLLVCHSLAALIGFVEMVIAIVSAAYCCHGVCCGQSSTSQTPMVLVPVQQFTANP, from the exons atggctaGCTACCAACAATTCCATGCAGATGACCAGACACCCGCTGTACTCCAGCCAGTTTCAAGCCAAAATATTGGATCGCCCCCAAAAAACCAACATTACCATGGTTACCGAGCAACAGCCGGACTGGTGACAGGATCTTTTCAAATATTCTGTGCATGTTCGTCGATGGTGCTGGCTATGGCGATTATGTATTTGATGTCCAACATGGATGACGACCCGGATGACGAATCTGATTACTATGAACTATTTCGTGATCAGTCCTTGGTCTTTTCCAACGTATCATTGTCTTTCTGGGCAGGCCTTTGT TTCTATCTGATCACTGGAATCATTGGAATTCAAGGAGCCCGCAAAAAGACCAAATGCTTG gtTATTGCCTACATGGTGATGTCCATAATTACATCCGTGATTGCAGGATTCCAAGTCATTTTTGAGTCCGTTGGTGCTGTCTTGTCAGAATATTGTTATGAAGAACATCTAGAATTTCGATATGTACAAGTATGTCACTATGTG GTTGGCCTCCTGGTTTGCCATAGTCTAGCCGCTCTCATTGGCTTTGTTGAGATGGTTATTGCCATAGTTTCTGCAGCCTATTGTTGTCATGGTGTTTGTTGTGGGCAGTCTTCTACCTCTCAGACCCCCATGGTATTG GTGCCGGTGCAACAGTTCACAGCCAACCCCTAA
- the LOC140138123 gene encoding uncharacterized protein — translation MVLAMAVMYLASNMVFESSYDYMYRDYLVFSKIPFWAGLCFYLVTGIIGLQVARKQTKCSVIAYMTMSIIASTVAGGQVICEIFAALFSYYCREQDQPPYDVSCSPIIGLQVCHSLAALIGFVEMVIAIVSAAFCCHGVCCGQSENSQSYSSQTPMVVVPVHQSTAKP, via the exons ATGGTGCTGGCTATGGCGGTTATGTATTTGGCATCCAACATGGTTTTCGAAAGCTCCTATGATTATATGTATCGTGATTACTTGGTCTTTTCCAAAATACCTTTCTGGGCTGGCCTTTGT TTCTATTTGGTAACTGGAATCATTGGACTTCAAGTCGCCCGCAAACAGACCAAATGCTCG GTAATTGCCTACATGACGATGTCTATAATTGCATCAACGGTTgcaggaggtcaagtcatttgtGAGATTTTTGCTGCGCTCTTCTCGTATTATTGTCGTGAACAAGATCAACCTCCATATGATGTTAGCTGTTCTCCTATC ATTGGCCTCCAGGTTTGCCATAGTCTAGCCGCTCTCATTGGCTTTGTTGAGATGGTTATTGCCATAGTTTCTGCAGCCTTTTGTTGTCATGGTGTTTGTTGTGGGCAGTCTGAAAACAGCCAAAGTTATTCCTCCCAAACCCCGATGGTAGTG GTTCCGGTACACCAGTCCACAGCCAAACCCTAA